One window from the genome of Carnobacteriaceae bacterium zg-84 encodes:
- a CDS encoding pyridoxamine kinase, protein MKQLLVVNDLSCLGKVAISVTLPILATTQIETHLLPTVLLSAHTGFPNVYKHILTSDLEDILHHWKKNIDLTFDAILTGYFGHKEQVKLFLDHLPDTDLLIVDPVMADNGKLYSGFPHDYPMVLKSLCDKADIILPNLTEACLLLNKPIPDQYTQEDILNILHALSNEKTQTVILTGISFEQGKIGVAYLHHGVYGYCDTKYIPHYFSGTGDICSALISSLLIQHIPIHQAVQTTLDFIIACLDDTLSSKKNTLYGIVFEKQLPNLSKHIQLLKGYSHEK, encoded by the coding sequence ATGAAACAATTACTCGTTGTAAATGATTTATCCTGTCTTGGAAAAGTGGCGATTTCTGTTACGCTACCTATCTTAGCAACAACGCAGATTGAAACGCATTTATTACCTACGGTTTTACTTTCTGCACATACAGGATTTCCAAATGTTTATAAACACATATTAACATCAGATTTAGAAGACATTTTACATCACTGGAAAAAAAATATCGACTTAACTTTTGATGCTATTCTAACTGGTTATTTTGGTCATAAAGAACAAGTCAAACTATTTTTAGACCATTTACCAGATACAGACTTACTAATTGTAGATCCCGTTATGGCAGATAATGGTAAATTGTACAGTGGATTTCCACATGATTATCCAATGGTATTGAAATCGTTATGCGATAAAGCAGATATTATTTTACCCAATTTAACAGAAGCTTGTCTATTATTGAATAAACCAATTCCTGACCAATATACACAAGAGGATATTTTAAATATTTTACATGCTCTATCCAATGAAAAAACACAAACTGTGATTTTAACAGGTATCTCCTTTGAACAAGGTAAAATCGGTGTTGCCTATTTACATCACGGCGTATATGGATACTGCGATACAAAGTATATCCCACATTATTTTTCAGGAACTGGAGATATTTGCTCAGCACTAATAAGCTCATTACTAATTCAACATATCCCTATTCATCAAGCTGTACAAACGACACTCGATTTCATTATTGCCTGCTTAGATGATACACTATCTTCAAAAAAAAATACACTTTATGGTATCGTCTTTGAAAAACAACTACCAAATTTATCTAAACATATACAATTACTGAAAGGATACTCGCATGAAAAATAA
- a CDS encoding ECF transporter S component: MKNKEFKQLILTALFAAIIFIGTYLFRIEIAPKVMVHLGNALVVVTFFILGTKSAMIAASVGFGIFDLLSGYANSVVFTVLESLIVVAVLGICYRQLHQKDTLTNVTLLAFIAGLTKIIVIFTRKYITNAFIIGNGTTFIATLIGMTNTFITSTITAIIAPILYFSMKKYIVPLMKK; the protein is encoded by the coding sequence ATGAAAAATAAAGAATTTAAACAACTTATTTTAACAGCTTTATTCGCTGCTATTATTTTTATTGGTACTTATTTATTTAGAATTGAAATTGCTCCAAAAGTCATGGTGCACTTAGGAAATGCTCTTGTTGTAGTGACATTTTTTATTCTTGGAACAAAAAGTGCTATGATTGCTGCATCTGTTGGTTTTGGTATTTTCGACTTATTAAGTGGCTATGCCAACTCTGTTGTCTTTACAGTCCTAGAATCTTTAATTGTTGTTGCTGTATTGGGTATTTGTTATCGTCAACTTCACCAAAAAGACACATTAACAAATGTAACACTACTAGCTTTTATTGCAGGCTTAACTAAAATCATTGTGATTTTCACTCGAAAATATATCACAAATGCCTTTATTATCGGAAATGGAACGACGTTTATCGCCACACTTATCGGTATGACCAATACATTCATTACCTCAACCATTACAGCAATTATTGCACCTATTCTATATTTTTCTATGAAAAAATATATTGTCCCTTTAATGAAAAAATAA
- the tpx gene encoding thiol peroxidase, which produces MYVTRLLKKYLLLGEQPILHEMAPNFNGVTSKGDAISLEQLKGKVTIISVIPNINTPVCDMQTRAFNKQVSELNDVTLVTVAKNTPEEFNNWCASKGVDMIMLPDIEKNFGMAYGIVMDELDVLARSVFVIDKEGRLAYIEIVPKMTQEPDYEKALEVAKELVG; this is translated from the coding sequence ATGTATGTAACAAGATTATTGAAAAAATATTTATTATTAGGAGAACAACCAATACTTCACGAAATGGCTCCTAATTTTAATGGCGTGACAAGTAAAGGTGATGCTATTTCTTTAGAACAATTAAAAGGAAAAGTGACGATTATTAGTGTTATTCCAAATATCAATACACCGGTTTGTGACATGCAAACAAGAGCATTTAATAAACAAGTTAGTGAATTAAACGATGTTACACTCGTTACAGTTGCGAAAAATACACCAGAAGAATTTAATAATTGGTGTGCATCAAAAGGTGTCGATATGATTATGTTACCAGATATTGAAAAAAACTTTGGTATGGCGTATGGTATTGTTATGGATGAATTAGACGTGTTGGCACGTTCTGTATTTGTCATTGATAAAGAAGGACGTTTGGCATATATAGAAATTGTGCCTAAAATGACACAAGAACCAGACTATGAAAAAGCTTTAGAGGTTGCTAAAGAGTTGGTAGGATAA
- a CDS encoding DUF4479 and tRNA-binding domain-containing protein, whose protein sequence is MMFLAFYNKEHVGDTLLLVRKETDEPVDFERVDDVTRVFIKETNETVAYNIFNISEKMTLEGHGQVLLRDDQVVMLNELLSKYQWETITVDNTPKFVIGHVDTCVDHTDSDHLHVTTVSVGQDKPLQIVCGAPNVEVGQRVVVAKVGAVMPSGMIIWDGELRGIASQGMLCSARELQLPNAPDKRGILVLDEGIVGQPFPLV, encoded by the coding sequence ATGATGTTTTTAGCATTTTATAATAAAGAACATGTTGGAGATACGCTTTTATTAGTTCGTAAGGAAACAGATGAACCAGTAGACTTTGAACGTGTAGACGATGTGACACGTGTGTTTATCAAAGAAACAAATGAAACAGTAGCTTATAATATTTTCAATATATCTGAGAAAATGACACTTGAAGGGCATGGACAAGTCTTACTAAGAGATGATCAAGTTGTGATGTTGAATGAGCTATTATCTAAATATCAATGGGAAACTATTACCGTAGATAATACACCTAAATTTGTGATAGGACATGTGGATACATGTGTTGATCATACTGATTCAGATCATCTACATGTAACAACTGTGTCTGTTGGGCAAGATAAACCATTACAAATTGTATGTGGAGCACCTAATGTAGAAGTAGGACAACGTGTAGTTGTCGCAAAAGTTGGAGCAGTGATGCCAAGTGGCATGATTATTTGGGACGGAGAACTACGTGGTATTGCCAGTCAAGGTATGTTATGTTCTGCTAGGGAATTACAGTTACCAAATGCACCTGATAAAAGAGGTATTTTAGTGTTAGACGAGGGAATAGTTGGACAGCCTTTTCCTTTGGTGTAG
- a CDS encoding UDP-N-acetylmuramate--L-alanine ligase, whose translation MTEEKIYHFTGIKGSGMSALALVLNGKGKKVQGSDKTEYFFTQKGLEDQRIPLYDFLQATLDNQHIVIAGNAYTDDHEELVQARENGAEVIRYHTFLGDLINQYTSVAITGSHGKTTTTGLLSHVLKTLKPTSYLIGDGTGFGANDAEYFVLEACEYRRHFLAYHPDYAIMTNVDFDHPDYYKNIDDVFSAFEAFAKQVKKIVVACGDDAYLPRLKSLGNVMYYGFKETNDFIARNIERAQDGSKFDVYVKEQFYGTFHIPTYGLHNVLNALGVISLCYLEGFKAEDVAKALLTFSGVKRRFSEKIVGSMTIIDDYAHHPSEIAATLDAVHQKYPDKEVIAVFQPHTFTRTVALLEQFAHVLSTADKVYLCDIFASARETVGDVTVQDLADKITKDVQILHKNNLSLLLDYKDAVIVFMGAGDINKIANDYTNLLGQLQLNKN comes from the coding sequence ATGACTGAAGAGAAAATTTATCATTTCACGGGGATAAAAGGATCTGGAATGAGTGCTCTTGCACTCGTTTTAAATGGAAAAGGGAAAAAAGTTCAAGGTAGTGATAAAACAGAATATTTCTTCACACAAAAAGGATTGGAAGACCAACGTATTCCGTTATATGATTTTTTACAGGCAACCTTAGACAATCAACATATAGTTATTGCTGGAAATGCGTATACGGATGATCATGAAGAATTGGTACAAGCAAGAGAAAATGGAGCGGAAGTCATTCGTTATCATACATTTTTGGGAGATTTGATTAACCAATATACGAGTGTTGCGATAACTGGTTCTCATGGAAAAACAACTACAACTGGATTATTATCTCATGTTTTAAAAACATTGAAACCAACAAGTTATTTAATTGGAGATGGTACAGGTTTTGGAGCAAATGATGCAGAATATTTTGTGTTAGAAGCATGTGAATATCGTCGTCATTTTTTGGCATATCATCCAGATTATGCCATTATGACAAATGTGGATTTCGATCATCCTGATTATTATAAAAATATTGATGATGTATTTTCTGCATTTGAAGCATTTGCCAAGCAAGTAAAAAAAATAGTCGTTGCATGTGGCGATGATGCTTATTTACCACGTTTAAAATCATTAGGTAATGTCATGTACTATGGATTTAAAGAAACTAATGATTTTATAGCGAGAAATATTGAACGTGCACAAGACGGGTCAAAGTTTGATGTGTATGTCAAAGAGCAATTTTATGGAACGTTCCACATTCCAACGTATGGATTGCACAATGTTTTAAATGCATTAGGTGTGATTTCATTATGTTATTTAGAAGGTTTTAAAGCAGAAGATGTGGCAAAAGCTTTATTAACATTTTCTGGTGTAAAACGTCGTTTTTCAGAAAAAATTGTGGGTAGTATGACTATTATTGACGACTATGCACATCATCCATCTGAAATTGCCGCGACACTAGATGCTGTGCATCAAAAATATCCAGATAAAGAAGTGATTGCGGTATTTCAGCCACATACGTTTACACGTACCGTTGCACTTTTAGAACAATTCGCTCATGTTTTATCAACAGCAGATAAAGTTTATTTATGTGATATTTTTGCCTCTGCACGAGAAACAGTTGGCGATGTTACTGTTCAAGATTTAGCAGATAAAATTACAAAAGATGTCCAAATTTTGCATAAAAACAATTTATCTTTGTTATTAGATTATAAAGATGCAGTTATTGTTTTTATGGGAGCAGGCGATATTAACAAAATTGCGAATGATTATACGAATTTATTAGGTCAATTACAATTAAATAAAAATTAA
- the polA gene encoding DNA polymerase I: MSKNKLLLIDGSSLAFRAFYGLSYLDKFKTKTGLHTNALYAFHTMLDSMMKREEATHILVAFDAGKTTFRTEMFTEYKGGRDKMPEEMAEQWPYFRVMLDALGIKHYELLNYEADDIIGTLASMGEQENFEVVVVSGDRDLIQLTSEHIRVDITKKGSEVYAYTPQVVMNDMGITPKQLIDVKGLMGDSSDNYPGVTKVGEKTALKLIQEYGSVEGVYDHVQDMKTSKLKENLITDKENAFLSKNLARILTDAPIDVTLDDTLYRGKNIPALEKFYKEMEFKQFLSQLDVQEEKIDIVDSAYEFVEEVTSDMVSQDGVFYIELLEENYHTGTPVGIAWSNQGRIYVSRWETLLASSLLQNWLMSSHPKIVFDRKKTEVMLRRYGLNIDCMAFDILLAAYLLNTNLTNSDISQVASEYYHTSVKSDEVVYGKGVKLAIPEPIIWQQHLAQKVDALQALYPIFDTLLKEQSLDALYYDMEMPLAHVLAQMECLGIKVNDTTLLDMKDILEERIVTLEQEIYDLAGEVFNINSPKKLGEILFEKLGLPASKKTKTGYSTAVDVLEKLLYVPIVEKILDYRQITKLKSTYVEGLLKYISDVDQKVHTRFVQTLTQTGRLSSTDPNLQNIPVRMEEGRRIRKAFVPSHPNWKLLSADYSQIELRVLAHIADDEHMKEAFVSDEDIHTSTAMRVFGVAREEVDDAMRRQAKAVNFGIVYGISDYGLSQNLNITRKAAKEFIDRYFEKYPNIQKYMHDIVALAKKQGYVETLNHRRRYLPDLSSSNFNIRSFAERTAMNTPIQGSAADIIKIAMIRMAHEMEKRHVQSRMLLQVHDELIFEVPEEEIEIMQKLVKEVMENAVSLSVPLKVDCEIGDTWYDAK, translated from the coding sequence ATGTCAAAGAATAAATTACTGTTAATTGATGGAAGTAGTTTAGCTTTTCGTGCATTTTATGGACTATCTTATTTAGATAAATTTAAAACAAAAACAGGACTACATACAAATGCTCTATATGCTTTTCATACGATGCTCGATAGTATGATGAAAAGAGAAGAAGCCACACATATATTGGTTGCATTTGATGCAGGTAAAACAACATTTAGAACAGAGATGTTCACAGAATATAAAGGTGGGCGTGATAAAATGCCTGAAGAAATGGCTGAACAATGGCCATATTTTCGTGTAATGCTCGATGCCTTGGGTATCAAACATTATGAGTTATTGAATTATGAAGCAGACGATATTATTGGAACACTTGCGTCAATGGGTGAACAGGAAAATTTTGAAGTTGTTGTCGTTTCTGGAGATAGAGATTTAATCCAACTAACAAGTGAGCATATTCGTGTGGATATTACTAAAAAAGGTTCGGAAGTATATGCCTATACGCCTCAAGTTGTGATGAATGATATGGGAATTACACCGAAACAGTTGATTGATGTAAAGGGCTTAATGGGTGATTCTTCGGATAATTATCCGGGTGTTACAAAAGTTGGTGAAAAAACAGCATTAAAACTCATTCAAGAATATGGTAGTGTTGAAGGTGTATATGATCATGTACAGGACATGAAGACCAGTAAGTTAAAAGAAAACTTGATTACAGATAAAGAAAATGCTTTTTTAAGTAAAAATTTAGCACGTATTTTAACTGATGCACCGATTGATGTTACGTTAGACGACACTTTATATCGTGGGAAAAATATTCCTGCTTTAGAAAAGTTTTATAAAGAAATGGAATTTAAACAATTTTTAAGTCAATTAGATGTGCAAGAAGAAAAAATTGATATTGTTGATAGTGCTTATGAATTTGTAGAAGAAGTTACATCGGATATGGTTTCACAAGACGGTGTTTTTTATATTGAGCTACTGGAGGAAAATTATCATACCGGTACACCAGTAGGAATTGCTTGGTCAAATCAAGGTCGTATTTATGTGTCGCGATGGGAAACATTATTAGCGTCCTCTTTACTACAAAACTGGTTAATGAGTTCACATCCAAAAATCGTATTTGATCGTAAAAAAACAGAAGTAATGTTAAGAAGATATGGATTAAACATTGATTGTATGGCTTTTGATATTTTATTAGCAGCTTATTTATTAAATACAAATTTAACAAATTCGGATATTTCTCAAGTTGCATCGGAATATTACCATACAAGTGTTAAAAGTGATGAAGTTGTTTATGGAAAAGGTGTTAAATTAGCTATTCCAGAACCAATAATTTGGCAACAGCATTTGGCTCAAAAAGTAGATGCACTACAAGCATTGTATCCAATTTTTGATACATTATTAAAAGAACAATCATTGGATGCGTTATATTATGATATGGAAATGCCTTTAGCACATGTACTGGCTCAGATGGAATGTTTAGGGATTAAAGTGAATGATACGACTTTGTTGGATATGAAAGATATATTAGAAGAACGTATCGTTACTTTAGAACAAGAAATTTATGACTTGGCGGGAGAAGTATTTAATATTAATTCACCTAAAAAACTTGGTGAAATCCTTTTTGAAAAACTTGGTCTACCAGCTAGCAAAAAAACAAAAACTGGTTATTCAACAGCGGTTGATGTATTAGAAAAATTATTGTACGTACCAATTGTTGAGAAAATTTTGGATTATCGTCAAATTACAAAATTGAAATCAACGTATGTGGAAGGCTTATTGAAATATATTTCGGATGTGGATCAAAAAGTTCATACACGTTTTGTTCAAACCTTAACACAAACAGGACGCTTAAGTTCAACCGACCCTAATTTACAAAATATTCCCGTCCGTATGGAAGAGGGACGACGTATTCGTAAAGCTTTTGTACCTAGCCATCCAAACTGGAAATTATTATCGGCAGATTATTCACAAATTGAATTGCGTGTGCTCGCACATATTGCTGATGATGAACATATGAAAGAGGCTTTTGTATCTGATGAGGATATTCATACAAGTACGGCGATGAGAGTGTTTGGGGTTGCAAGAGAAGAGGTTGACGATGCCATGAGGCGTCAAGCAAAAGCAGTTAATTTTGGTATTGTTTATGGGATAAGCGATTATGGATTATCTCAAAATTTAAATATTACAAGAAAAGCAGCTAAAGAATTTATAGATCGTTATTTTGAAAAATATCCAAATATACAAAAATATATGCATGATATTGTTGCTTTGGCAAAAAAACAAGGGTATGTAGAAACATTAAATCATAGACGTCGTTATTTACCGGATTTATCGTCTAGTAATTTTAATATTCGTTCATTTGCTGAACGTACAGCAATGAATACGCCTATTCAAGGAAGTGCTGCCGATATTATTAAAATAGCGATGATACGAATGGCACATGAAATGGAGAAACGACATGTTCAGTCAAGAATGCTGTTACAAGTACATGATGAGTTGATTTTTGAAGTGCCTGAAGAGGAAATTGAAATCATGCAAAAACTTGTGAAAGAGGTCATGGAGAACGCTGTGTCATTATCTGTTCCGTTGAAAGTGGATTGTGAAATAGGGGACACATGGTATGATGCGAAATAA
- the clpP gene encoding ATP-dependent Clp endopeptidase proteolytic subunit ClpP, translating to MNLVPTVIEQSSRGERAYDIYSRLLKDRIIMLSGPIDDDVANSVIAQLLFLEAQDPEKDIYLYINSPGGSVSAGLAIYDTMNFIKADVQTIVIGLAASMGSFLSSSGAKGKRYALPNAEIMIHQPLGGAQGQATEIEIAAKHILFTRERLNKILAKNTGQKITKIAKDTDRDNWLTAQEAKEYGLIDDIMVSSKDMK from the coding sequence ATGAATTTAGTGCCTACTGTTATTGAACAATCATCACGTGGCGAGCGTGCTTACGATATTTATTCAAGACTTTTGAAAGACCGTATTATTATGTTGAGTGGCCCTATTGATGATGATGTAGCAAACTCTGTTATTGCACAATTACTATTTTTAGAAGCACAAGACCCTGAAAAAGATATTTATTTATATATCAACTCACCAGGAGGAAGCGTATCAGCCGGTTTAGCCATTTATGATACAATGAACTTTATTAAAGCAGATGTGCAAACCATTGTCATTGGTTTAGCAGCTTCTATGGGAAGTTTTTTATCTTCATCTGGTGCAAAAGGTAAACGTTATGCATTACCAAATGCAGAAATTATGATTCACCAGCCATTAGGTGGTGCTCAAGGTCAAGCAACAGAAATCGAAATTGCTGCAAAACATATTTTATTTACACGTGAACGTTTAAATAAAATTTTAGCAAAAAATACAGGTCAAAAAATAACAAAAATCGCAAAAGACACTGATCGTGATAATTGGTTAACCGCACAAGAAGCAAAAGAGTACGGTTTAATTGACGACATTATGGTTAGCTCAAAAGATATGAAATAA
- the pepA gene encoding glutamyl aminopeptidase, with protein sequence MINEETFKRIKQLTELQATSGFEHNVREYMKTQLAPLVDKIEQDGLGGVFGVREHQDKQAPRVMFAAHMDEVGFMVTHITDRGLFKVTSLGGWNPYVVSAQRFTLQTKQGDYTCVSSSVPPHLLRGTNQSGDISIDNILFDAGFESKDEAIAYGVRPGDTIVPKVETELLANKKRIVSKAWDNRYGCAVLLDALQTVKDDTLKSTIIAGANVQEEVGLRGAKGSTVLCQPDVFFAVDCSPADDLQTTNGTFGHLGKGTLLRILDPGFILLKGMKEYLLDTAETHGIPYQYFVSKGGTDAGAAHQMNTGIPSAVIGVCARYIHTHQTIFAIEDYEAAKEMIVHIMRTFDSSTLDTIKRMNG encoded by the coding sequence ATGATAAATGAAGAAACGTTTAAACGCATTAAACAATTAACCGAATTACAAGCAACAAGTGGATTTGAACATAATGTTAGAGAATATATGAAAACACAACTTGCACCATTAGTAGATAAAATCGAACAAGATGGTCTAGGTGGTGTTTTTGGTGTGAGAGAACATCAAGATAAACAGGCTCCTAGAGTGATGTTTGCTGCGCACATGGATGAAGTAGGTTTTATGGTGACACATATTACAGATAGAGGTTTGTTTAAAGTGACATCTTTGGGAGGTTGGAATCCTTATGTTGTTTCTGCACAACGCTTTACACTGCAAACAAAACAAGGTGATTATACCTGTGTTTCTTCATCAGTTCCTCCGCATTTATTAAGAGGTACAAACCAATCTGGAGATATCTCTATTGACAATATTTTATTTGATGCCGGATTTGAGTCTAAAGATGAAGCAATTGCTTATGGTGTAAGACCGGGAGATACGATTGTGCCAAAAGTTGAAACAGAATTATTGGCGAATAAAAAACGGATTGTATCAAAAGCATGGGATAATCGTTATGGATGTGCTGTATTATTAGATGCTCTTCAAACAGTAAAAGATGATACATTAAAAAGTACCATTATTGCTGGAGCAAATGTGCAAGAAGAAGTTGGCTTAAGAGGTGCAAAAGGGTCTACTGTTTTATGCCAACCGGATGTTTTTTTTGCGGTAGATTGTTCACCAGCAGATGATTTACAAACAACAAATGGTACATTTGGGCATCTTGGAAAAGGAACGTTATTACGTATTTTAGATCCCGGTTTTATTTTGTTAAAAGGAATGAAAGAGTATTTATTGGATACGGCTGAAACACATGGTATTCCATATCAATACTTTGTTTCTAAAGGTGGAACAGATGCTGGTGCAGCTCATCAAATGAATACAGGGATACCAAGCGCTGTGATTGGTGTTTGTGCAAGATATATTCATACACATCAAACAATTTTCGCTATTGAAGATTATGAGGCTGCTAAAGAAATGATCGTACACATTATGAGAACATTTGATAGCAGTACACTTGATACAATTAAACGAATGAATGGGTAA
- the pepF gene encoding oligoendopeptidase F, with the protein MKLVDRKDVNQAHTWDMSLLYQTDEAFRTELKTFEKDIETFKETFENTLNTIEQMDLGVKAYEVLLEKLYRLSHYAELPMTVDRFNDTVVENATLFEAVASKFAAYTSFFETELSGLNDDILDTFVAEKRSDLAYFFEKIKRAKKHTLSKDVEQIIASYESLPSFYNLYEVTKFEDMQFDSFEVDGKTYENSYVLYENLHEMDNNTSVRRQAAKSFYKTLRAYQNTTANEYISHIKREKMLATARGYESVIDYLLDKQDGNRDLYDRQIRVIMQELAPHIRRYIKLLAREHGISDMQFADCKINLDPEFEVDMTIEESRDYLKKALGLLGQDYVAMIDESYDKRWTDFPQNIGKSTGGFCATVKDVAAFILLSWTGKMNEVFVLAHELGHAYHFMSTGKHQSILNFDCPLYFVEAPSTCNEVIVSNYLLSTSTDARFKRWVISNMISRTYFHNMVTHYLEAVYQDRVYKKVDNNDMLTADVLNQIKREVLEEFFGDSLVVNEGAELTWMRQPHYYMGLYPYTYSAGLTIGTAVANKMNEQSQVDAWLNTLTKGSSMSALELSQLGGCDVSTEQPLKEAIAYVGHLVDELYRLTDELK; encoded by the coding sequence ATGAAACTAGTAGATAGAAAAGATGTTAACCAAGCACATACATGGGATATGAGCTTGTTGTATCAAACAGATGAAGCCTTTCGAACAGAGTTAAAAACATTTGAGAAAGATATTGAAACATTTAAAGAAACATTTGAAAATACATTAAACACAATCGAACAAATGGACTTAGGTGTGAAAGCGTACGAAGTGTTGCTTGAAAAACTTTATCGCTTATCTCACTATGCGGAATTACCAATGACAGTAGACCGTTTCAATGATACTGTTGTGGAAAATGCCACATTATTTGAAGCAGTTGCTTCTAAATTTGCAGCCTATACAAGTTTCTTTGAAACAGAATTATCTGGATTAAATGACGATATATTAGATACATTTGTTGCTGAAAAACGTTCAGATTTAGCGTATTTCTTTGAAAAAATTAAACGTGCAAAAAAACATACATTGTCTAAAGATGTTGAACAAATCATTGCAAGTTATGAAAGTCTACCGTCCTTTTATAACTTATACGAAGTGACAAAATTTGAAGATATGCAATTTGATTCGTTTGAAGTAGACGGAAAAACATACGAGAATAGTTATGTTTTATATGAAAACTTACATGAAATGGATAATAACACATCTGTGCGTCGCCAAGCAGCAAAAAGTTTCTATAAAACATTGCGTGCGTATCAAAATACAACAGCCAATGAATATATTTCACATATTAAACGTGAAAAAATGTTGGCAACAGCTCGTGGTTATGAAAGTGTGATTGACTATTTATTAGATAAACAAGATGGAAATCGTGATTTATATGACAGACAAATTCGTGTCATTATGCAAGAATTAGCACCACATATTCGTCGTTATATTAAACTTTTAGCAAGAGAACATGGTATTTCTGATATGCAATTTGCTGATTGTAAAATCAATTTAGACCCAGAATTTGAAGTAGATATGACAATCGAAGAATCTCGTGATTATTTGAAAAAAGCATTAGGCCTTTTAGGACAAGACTATGTGGCGATGATTGATGAGAGCTATGATAAACGTTGGACAGATTTCCCACAAAATATTGGAAAAAGTACGGGTGGATTTTGTGCAACTGTTAAAGATGTGGCAGCATTCATTCTATTATCATGGACAGGTAAAATGAATGAAGTATTTGTCTTAGCACATGAATTAGGACATGCATATCACTTCATGTCCACTGGTAAACACCAATCTATTTTAAATTTTGATTGTCCATTATATTTTGTTGAGGCACCATCAACATGTAATGAAGTTATTGTATCGAATTATCTATTAAGTACAAGTACAGATGCACGCTTTAAACGATGGGTTATTAGTAATATGATTAGTCGTACATATTTTCACAATATGGTAACGCACTACTTAGAAGCTGTATACCAAGATCGTGTATACAAAAAAGTTGACAATAACGATATGCTAACAGCAGATGTATTAAATCAAATCAAGAGAGAGGTTTTAGAAGAATTTTTTGGTGATAGTCTTGTTGTTAATGAAGGTGCTGAATTAACATGGATGCGTCAACCACATTATTACATGGGATTATACCCATACACTTACTCAGCAGGTTTAACAATTGGAACAGCTGTTGCCAATAAAATGAATGAACAAAGTCAAGTAGATGCATGGTTAAACACACTAACAAAAGGTAGCAGCATGTCTGCACTTGAATTAAGCCAATTAGGTGGTTGTGATGTATCAACAGAACAACCATTAAAAGAAGCGATTGCTTATGTTGGACATTTAGTTGATGAATTATACCGTTTAACAGATGAATTAAAATAA